CGCCGGGAAACCAGAGCGCGATCTCGCGCTGCGCCGACTCGGCCGAATCGGAGCCGTGCACCAGGTTGAACTGGGTTTCCAGGCCGAAGTCGCCGCGGATGGTGCCGGGCGTGGCCGTGTCCACCGGGTCGGTGCCGCCGGCGAGCTGGCGAAACGCTGCGACCGCTCGCGGCCCTTCTACGATGGCCGCCACCACCGGACCCGACGTGATGAACTCGAGCAACGACCCGAAGAACGGCTTGTCTTCGTGTTCGGCGTAATGACGGCCGGCCAGCTCGTCGGTGACGGTCCTGAGCTCCAGCGCCGCGATGGTCAGGCCTTTGCGCTCGATGCGGCCGATGATCTCGCCGATCAGTTGGCGTTGCACACCGTCCGGCTTGATCAGCACGAGGGTCCGTTCAGTCACGGTGGCTAAGAGTAGATGGCCGATGCTGAACTCG
The nucleotide sequence above comes from Mycobacterium pseudokansasii. Encoded proteins:
- the ndk gene encoding nucleoside-diphosphate kinase, with product MTERTLVLIKPDGVQRQLIGEIIGRIERKGLTIAALELRTVTDELAGRHYAEHEDKPFFGSLLEFITSGPVVAAIVEGPRAVAAFRQLAGGTDPVDTATPGTIRGDFGLETQFNLVHGSDSAESAQREIALWFPGA